AAGCTTTGTGCAGGCAGTGCGCGGCGGCGTTCCAGCTTTGTTGAGCTACGGCATCACAGGCGCCCAGGCAGCCAACCTAGTTGGACACGGCGAACCGTTGCTGAGAGAGATGGAAGAGCATACTGTCGGGCTGGCCGTGGATGTCTTCCTCAACGTCGCGACCGATGGCGTGGAGCTCCGAAAGCTCGATGATTTGTCGAAGGGGCAGCGAGCCACAGCTCTTCTTTTACTACTCCTTGGCGTTTCAACAACACCGCTGGTCATCGATCAGCCGGAAGACGATCTCGACAATCGGTTCGTCTACGACGGCATCGTCCAGCACCTCCGGGACCTCAAGGGCACTCGGCAGATCCTAGTGAGCACACACAACGCCAACGTACCCGTTCTCGGAGACGCTGAGCTTGTTGTCGTCTTGGAGAGCGATGGTCGACGGGGCCGGACCGCAGCAGATGGCGTCGGCTCTCTCGATGAAGCGCCTATTCGGAAGTACGCAGAAAAAATTCTTGAGGGCGGTGAAGAAGCGTTCAGGGCACGGCGGCACCTCTACGGGTTCTGACGCGAAGTGATACTACGTTGGCCGGGCCTTTTTGACTCCTGGCATCGCTGGTCCTGCTGGATTAGGGTCCAGGTCCTTGCCTCTTATGGAATCACGGGCAATCCGCGACGTGGGACTCGTGATCATGAGCGCGGCAGCGCCTGCCCGTAAGCCGGTCCGTCGGTGGATCACGGCTTAGTCACCTTGCGAGCCTCGTTGTCGACGACTGGCTGGAGCAGGAAGGCCCGCTCGGCGAGGGTGCCCAGAGACGCTCGGTCCACGGGGGCGCTTTTCGCTGTTGGCGGCTATTGCGCGGGCTGGTGGGACGGTACCGGCCAACACGGACGGAACTCACGTCTGTGGACTTGACTCTGCCAATGCACCGACAATGATAGTGCAGTCTGGGGATAGTGGCGGCCCGGTCGTGTTCAAAGTCTCAGATGGCGTAAAGATCGCGGGTACGATCAGCGGTCAGTCAAACGGAGGCAACACAGTGTGGTTTGCGGACTCGGGTCTGCAGCAGCAAATCTTCGGCGTATCCCCAGCCCAATAGGATCAAAATGAATCGGATCAGGCGCATCACTCTCGCGACACCTATGGCAGTCGCAATGGCTCTCAGCGCCCTCACAGGGTGCGCTAATTCGACCGCGGGTGCGCCTGATCCGACAGTTCCTGCAACATCCAAACCGATGGATTCCCATCTGCCGACCCCCATTCAACCGGAGGGGAACGAGTTACCTAGGTGCGTGGGTCAGTAGTGAGGGTGCCGGTTTTTAAAACGCCGGCGGATTAACCGGGGCCTGTTAGTGGCGGCTGGGAGAATCGGGGGTATGGATACCGGTTCTTCCGCGCAGGATGGTTTGTTTGACGAGTCTCTGGTGGGGCGGGTCGAGCAGCCCGCCGATGTGCCGATGGATGCCAATGGTGGGGCCAGGAAGCGCTTCAAGGCGTTCGTGCCGGATGCGGTGATGCTGGTCCCGCCGTCGCTGGAGGAGTGGTTGCCCCAGGGGCATCTGGCCCGGTTCATTGGTGAGCTTGTTGACGGGGAACTGGATCTGACCCGGTTCTATGCCTCCTATGCCAAGGCGAAAGGCCAGCCGCCGTATGATCCGCGGTTGATGCTGCGGATCGTGCTCTACGGATACTGCGTCGGGGTGCGGTCCTCGCGGGAACTGGAAAAGGCGTGCACGGACGTCGTCGCGTTCCGCTGGCTGGCCGCCCAGCAGGCCCCGGATTTCCGGTCCATCGGACGCTTCCGCGAACGCCACCTCGCCGCGTTGGCCAACGTGTTCCTCCAGGCGCTGGAACTCTGCCGGGCCGCGGGCATGGTCTCGTTGGGCCACGTCGCACTGGACGGGACGAAGGTCCGGGCCAACGCCTCGCGGCACAAGGCCATGAGCTATGCCCGGCTGACCGCGAAGCAGAAGGTGTTGGCCGATGAGATCAGTGACCTGATGGCGGAGGCCAAGACCGTGGACGCGGCCGAAGATGCCCGCTTCGGGCCGGGCAAACGCGGTGATGAACTGCCCGTCGAACTGGCCAACCGGGCCCGGCGCGCCGCCGCGATGGCCACCGCCCGGGAATCCCTCGAAGCCGAAGCCGCGGACAAGGCCCGCCGCGAGGCCGAGGCGAAGGCCCGGGACCGTGGGGATGATGACGAGGATGTCTCCGGCAAGGGCGAAGCGGCCGCGTCGGCGGCGGAACCGAAGCCCACGGCGCAACGCAACTTCACCGACCCTGACGCCCGGATCATGAAGACCGCGGACGGTTCCTACCACTACTGCTACAACGGGCAGACCGTCGTTGATAAAGATCACCAGGTCATCGTGGCCAGCGAGTTGAACAACACCGCGGTGGACGTGCAGCAACTGGTCCCGATGGTTCAGAACGCCCAAGAGACCCTGAAGGCCATGCCCGGGAAGTGGAGCGCCGACGCCGGGTATTGCTCGGCGGCGAACCTGGAACACGTCAAAGACCTTGAAGCCAGTGGAACCACGGAGTTCTTCATCTCCACCAGGCGGATGAAACACGGACGCCCGGTCCCCGAATCACCCAGGGGCAGGATCCCGGCAAACGCCACCCCGGCCGAGCGAATGGCCCGGAAACTGAAAACGAAGAAGGGCCGGACGGTCTACGCCCGGCGCAAAGCCATCGTGGAACCGGTCTTCGGACAGATACACACCCGGCAAGGCAAACACGTTCTGTTGCGCGGGCTGGAGAAGGCTGCCGGGGAGTGGAAGCTGATGGCCGGCTGCCACAACCTGCTCAAACTCTTCAGTTACCGCACCGGCCCCGCCTGAACACGGCCCCGGGACGGGTGTCCCGGGATCGAGCCTGCACCACCGAACCGCTACCCATCGGAGCCTCCCGGCTTTCTCCCGCGAAAATGCCGGCGGCCGGCCCCCTTCCCAGGAAAAGGAGACCGCCCTCGGCCCGTCACGGCGCAAACCTGCGGAACCGTCAAACCACTACCGACTCACGCACCTAGTTCAAGTTTCAGCACTCA
This genomic interval from Micrococcaceae bacterium Sec5.7 contains the following:
- a CDS encoding IS1182 family transposase, translating into MDTGSSAQDGLFDESLVGRVEQPADVPMDANGGARKRFKAFVPDAVMLVPPSLEEWLPQGHLARFIGELVDGELDLTRFYASYAKAKGQPPYDPRLMLRIVLYGYCVGVRSSRELEKACTDVVAFRWLAAQQAPDFRSIGRFRERHLAALANVFLQALELCRAAGMVSLGHVALDGTKVRANASRHKAMSYARLTAKQKVLADEISDLMAEAKTVDAAEDARFGPGKRGDELPVELANRARRAAAMATARESLEAEAADKARREAEAKARDRGDDDEDVSGKGEAAASAAEPKPTAQRNFTDPDARIMKTADGSYHYCYNGQTVVDKDHQVIVASELNNTAVDVQQLVPMVQNAQETLKAMPGKWSADAGYCSAANLEHVKDLEASGTTEFFISTRRMKHGRPVPESPRGRIPANATPAERMARKLKTKKGRTVYARRKAIVEPVFGQIHTRQGKHVLLRGLEKAAGEWKLMAGCHNLLKLFSYRTGPA